The Clostridia bacterium sequence ACCGCAGCCGGTCTTTTCTCTGAGCAGTGCAACGTCTTTCGCAGTGAATGCCATAGTATTATTTCCTCCTATACATAGTCGATACCCGACAGTATTTCATGTCGGGTATCCCGAACTTATTTGATTACTCGGCCTTGTCTTCGGCCTTGGGCTCCTCCGCCTTCTTGGTGGTGCGGCGGGCGGGCTTCTTCGCGGGCTCTTCTGCCTTCGCTTCTTCGGCCTTGGGCTCTTCGGCCTTGGGCTCCTCCGCCTTCTTGGTGGTGCGGCGGGCGGCGGGCTTCTTGGCTTCCTTGGCGACGAGGGTGGTCTCCTCGCCGATTATAGCGGCCATAAGGGGCTTATCGGTCTTCGCGGCCTTGGGAGCGGTCTTCGGCTTCTCGACCTTGACCTTGTCTTCTTCAGCCATTACGAAGGGGACGGCTTCCTTAGCTTCGCCCTGAGCGGCGGACTCTTCGGGAGCGGCCTCCGCCATGGAGGTGCCCTGTCTGCCCTCGAGGACGGCGTTGCCGATGATCTCAGAGATCAGCTTGACGGCTCTGATGGCGTCGTCGTTGCCGGGGATGACGTAATCGACGGCGTCGGGGTCGCAGTTGGTGTCAACGATGGCGATGACCGGAATGCCGAGCTTCTTGGCTTCGGCAAGAGCGATGTGCTCTTTCCTGGGGTCGACGATGAAGAGCGCGGAAGGCAGCTTCTTCATGTCCTTGATGCCGCCGAGGAACTTCTCAAGCTTCTCGATCTCGAGGTTGAGCTTGATGACTTCCTTCTTGGGCAGCAGGTCGAACGTACCGTCCTCCTGCATCTTGCGGAGGTTGGCGAGGCGGTCGACTCTGCGGCGGATGGTCGTGAAGTTGGTGATCATACCGCCGAGCCAGCGGGCGTTGACGTAGTACATGCCGACTCTCTCGGCCTCTTCCCTGATGGAATCCTGCGCCTGCTTCTTGGTGCCGACGAAGAGCACGGTGCCGCCGTTAGCGGAAAGCTCGCGGACGAAATCGTATGCTTCTTCGATTTTCTTGACCGTCTTCTGAAGGTCGATGATGTAAATGCCGTTTCTTTCGGTGAAGATGTACGGAGCCATCTTCGGGTTCCAGCGTCTGGTCTGGTGTCCGAAATGGACGCCCGCTTCCAGCAGCTGCTTCATGGATACTACTGTTGACATAATTTTTCCTCCTTGGTTTTCCCTCCGCCGCACCTACGTTTTGCGACCGGAAACGGCTCCGGCACCGGCAAAACCGCATGCGGCGTGTGAATTGCTGATATATATTATCACAAACCCGCCCCAAATGCAAGAGTTTTTTTCGGAAAATCGTCATTTTTTTGCGTTTCCGCGCTATTATTTTCAACGGAGGTGTGAGGATATGCAAAAGCTGACCGAGCTGCGCTGCAAGGAAGTGATAAACCTGCGCAACGGCGAGCGTCTCGGCTTCGTCGGCGACCTGCGGATCGAGTGCAAGACCGGCAGGATCGCGGACATTATCGTGCCGACCGGCTCGCCCCTGCCCTTCTTCAAGCAGGACGAATACGTCATCCCCTGGAGCGCGATAGAGAAGATCGGCGAGGACGCGATCCTCGTCGACTTCGACTGCCCGCCCCGCCCGCGGAAAAAGCGCCGGTAACGCGAAAACGCCGCCGTATACGGCGGCGTTTTGATATTACTCCTGAATATTACAGCGAAAACCCGGCCGCTATACGCAGTATGCGCAGCGCATCGGAAACGGTGATAACACCGTCGCCATCGATATCTGCCACAGCTAGTGCGTCTTCATCAAACTCGGCAAGTCCGACGCAGGCGCGGAGCGCAGCAAGCGCATCCGTTACGGTGATCTCATCATCTCCGTCGACGTCACCTTTCATATTGATTACCGTAACGACGAAGTTACAGGTCGCGCCACCGTAAGATACGGTTATGCTGTTCTCGCCGCGCGCACCGGAGTAGCCGGACAGCTCATAACCCGTGACCGGCGCAGAAGTATCGTTGTCATAATACGCCGTAATCTCAAGGCCGGTAGGATCGAACTCCTCGCCCTTGTGGTACTTCACCTTATCCGGTAGCACGGTTACCGCGATGCTCACTAGAATTGCAGGTTTGTTAATCTCATTACGTAATCCGTTTAACACTGCGTATTCAAAGGCATAAGAGTCCTTATCCACAAGTAGCTTTACATCAAGAGGCGCGGCAGATTCACCGTTTTCACCTAACATATGGAACGCGCCCTCGCCAATACTCGTAATACACGCAGGTATAATTATGCTCGTCAGCTCGGTGCAGTTTGCAAACGCCTTAGGCCCTATACTCGTAACGCTTCCGTCATTAGGAATAACACTGCTCATGCATCCCGCCACGAGTGTTTTAGATTCCGTCTCAATAATGCAGTTGCCACTGCTATGGTAAGTCGGGTTATCATCCGACACCGTAACGTTCTGCAGACTGTTGCATCCCGCGAATAATCCTTCGCCGATATTCATTGCGCCTTCCGCCTTAGCCCCTTTAACACGCGACTTCAATGTCGGCCTACCTCCGATAATAACGCTTGTTAAAGAAAAACAGTTGCAGAACACTTCATTCCCTATATTTGTAACACTATCTGGGATTATTACGCTAATTAATCCTGCGCATCCATTAAATGCTCCTTCGCCGATAGTGGTCACGCCGTTACCGATTATAACGCTTGTCAGACCGGTACAACCCACAAAAGCATAATCGTCAATACTGACAATATTGTCAGGAATCACTATTTCCGTCAAACTCGAACAGCCACTAAACGCTTGATAGCCAATGTTCGATACGTTGACGCCAAATGTAACATTCGTCAGACTTTCGCAACCAGCGAACGCCATAT is a genomic window containing:
- a CDS encoding YlmC/YmxH family sporulation protein yields the protein MQKLTELRCKEVINLRNGERLGFVGDLRIECKTGRIADIIVPTGSPLPFFKQDEYVIPWSAIEKIGEDAILVDFDCPPRPRKKRR